Proteins encoded within one genomic window of Bacillus sp. 1NLA3E:
- a CDS encoding TIR domain-containing protein, producing the protein MARKFAEEELRNIAKNSKGLYETSSKILKSFAAQHNATKQYDIFLSHSFQDAEVIHGLKIFIESKFNLSVYVDWLDTPELDRSNVTKTTANKLREVMKNCKSMLVAYSESVPESRWVPWEVGYFDSVKARIAVLPISKYRVDSESFEGQEYLGLYSYGVRDTVNGNDVIWIQNSPTEYVGLKNWIIGTEPYVRGA; encoded by the coding sequence ATGGCTAGAAAGTTTGCAGAGGAAGAACTAAGAAACATTGCGAAAAATTCAAAAGGGTTGTATGAAACTAGTAGTAAAATACTGAAATCGTTTGCTGCACAACATAATGCTACCAAGCAATATGATATTTTCCTTTCACATAGTTTCCAAGATGCAGAGGTTATACACGGATTAAAAATATTTATTGAGTCAAAATTTAACCTTTCAGTTTATGTAGATTGGCTAGACACTCCTGAACTAGACCGTTCAAATGTTACTAAAACAACAGCCAATAAACTGCGTGAGGTTATGAAGAATTGCAAATCAATGCTTGTCGCATACTCTGAATCAGTACCTGAATCCAGATGGGTTCCATGGGAAGTTGGCTATTTTGATTCTGTAAAAGCAAGAATAGCTGTATTACCAATTTCTAAATACAGAGTCGATTCAGAGAGTTTTGAAGGGCAAGAGTATCTAGGATTATATTCATATGGAGTTCGTGATACTGTAAATGGTAATGATGTGATATGGATTCAAAATAGCCCAACTGAGTATGTTGGACTTAAAAATTGGATAATTGGAACTGAACCCTATGTGAGAGGTGCATAG
- a CDS encoding tyrosine-type recombinase/integrase, whose product MQKTIRKYKRGQGGSKSTKKVLDELSLDEMFDEFMTFKKTEALAPRTLSEYYIHFEYLKGFLGEDMTNESITLEDFRAYIGYMLHDKELKPMTVNIRIRTMRAFIRFCYTEGFIDNPIHESFKPVKAPEDTLESFTPVDIKKLLGVIDDELNTGFRDKVIIFVLLDTLVRISELVAIKRNNVDLKGGFIQLEAGDTKTRKARTVPLSTKTIKLLKEYMKETEDFGDEYLFLTYDGHQINQATVRLNLHDYGKKAGITNKRVSPHTFRHTGALFYVMNGGDPFSLQKILGHTDMSMVRKYIQMTDTDVRRQYNSFSPINSIFGK is encoded by the coding sequence ATGCAAAAAACAATCCGTAAGTATAAGCGTGGGCAAGGTGGTAGTAAGAGTACTAAAAAGGTATTAGATGAATTGTCACTAGATGAAATGTTTGATGAGTTCATGACCTTTAAGAAAACTGAAGCACTCGCACCTAGAACCTTATCAGAATACTATATCCACTTTGAATATCTAAAAGGTTTTCTTGGTGAAGATATGACGAATGAAAGTATCACCTTAGAAGATTTCCGTGCGTATATCGGATATATGCTTCATGATAAGGAATTAAAACCAATGACAGTGAATATTAGAATTAGGACTATGCGTGCATTTATTCGATTCTGTTATACTGAAGGGTTTATTGATAATCCTATCCATGAAAGTTTTAAACCAGTAAAAGCACCAGAAGACACACTAGAATCATTTACCCCAGTGGACATAAAGAAGTTACTCGGTGTTATAGATGATGAACTAAATACTGGATTTCGTGATAAAGTTATCATCTTTGTATTACTGGATACATTAGTAAGAATATCTGAATTAGTGGCTATTAAGCGGAATAATGTTGATTTAAAAGGTGGGTTTATTCAGTTAGAAGCTGGTGACACCAAAACAAGAAAAGCAAGGACAGTTCCACTATCGACTAAAACGATAAAGTTATTAAAAGAGTATATGAAGGAAACAGAAGATTTTGGTGATGAATACCTTTTTCTTACTTATGATGGTCATCAAATTAATCAAGCTACAGTGAGATTAAACTTACATGATTATGGGAAAAAGGCTGGAATTACAAATAAAAGAGTATCACCACATACCTTCAGGCATACGGGTGCATTATTTTATGTTATGAACGGTGGCGACCCATTTTCATTACAGAAGATATTAGGGCATACAGATATGTCTATGGTAAGAAAGTATATTCAAATGACAGACACTGATGTTAGACGGCAATACAATTCCTTCTCACCGATAAATAGTATATTTGGAAAATGA
- a CDS encoding DUF4145 domain-containing protein, whose product MEELDRKLFCSACGRKTNHNILFQQQKEVRSFTIIYTLVKCAGCDHVSYASVHLYDNVVREIIVYPEEPKVERNKFPKIWGIVRSNVPDNVKDLYNQIINSYNHEYNILCGLGLRTLIEAICLELKITKGYKYDINGKPLTQDGKKESLEGKIFGLFEKQYIIWYHTLILQRIREIGNAATHELIVPTSDELYSAINIIEMLIENIYELKNHELLSR is encoded by the coding sequence ATGGAAGAATTAGATAGGAAATTATTTTGTTCTGCCTGTGGTCGTAAGACAAATCATAATATTTTATTTCAACAACAAAAAGAAGTTAGAAGTTTTACTATTATATATACGCTAGTTAAATGTGCTGGTTGTGACCATGTTTCTTATGCATCAGTCCATTTATATGATAATGTTGTAAGGGAAATTATAGTATATCCAGAAGAACCAAAAGTTGAACGAAATAAATTTCCTAAAATATGGGGAATAGTTAGAAGTAATGTTCCTGATAATGTTAAAGATTTATACAATCAAATAATTAATTCTTATAATCATGAATATAATATTCTATGTGGGCTTGGTTTAAGAACTTTAATAGAAGCAATTTGTTTGGAATTGAAAATAACAAAAGGATATAAATATGACATAAACGGTAAACCTCTAACACAAGATGGAAAAAAGGAAAGTTTAGAAGGGAAAATATTCGGATTATTTGAGAAACAATATATTATTTGGTATCATACATTAATTCTTCAAAGGATAAGAGAAATAGGTAATGCTGCTACTCATGAACTTATTGTTCCAACTTCTGATGAATTATATAGTGCAATCAATATTATTGAAATGTTAATTGAAAACATTTATGAATTGAAAAATCATGAATTATTATCGAGGTAA